The Silurus meridionalis isolate SWU-2019-XX chromosome 6, ASM1480568v1, whole genome shotgun sequence genome contains the following window.
cagttacttttgacagtaactaaaaCTGTAATGCgttaatttttaaatgaagtaactccgttaccgtatggtgcgtttgtctgttacttttttaaatgaatgactttcggctgaagtgtagcctacagtctaacctgtttacaacagcgacgcattgtaggattggtggatgaaccactgtaaacacgaagaagacgcactgtgggcgtgtctccgtttattcaggtctgtgcggcagtaatggcgagtcgaggcgagagcaagatgagtttctcaaagtggaaatatgctcattatttcactttagttgagtataacaaaaacttttaagtcaaatgtaagctgtgtctttctggttcgaaggttgtatctactgcgataaacagcaactccaatctgttgaagctcctccagaaactccacgcctcgacgaagctagaagctaacccggtgttctgttctacattgttgatagttttcatacttaagttgtgaaaggaacatttttaagaactCAACACAACAgattttatgatgcagaagccactttagtttttgattctgaatatattatttagcttgttttgttatttatttcagaaatccttgtgatatattcagtttgtgctgctctgacttaaataaaatagtgtttagaaatgactttgtgtttaagtaagttttgtgtttgtatagaccataacgcataaaagggcattaatgggaacattaaagaacgttctttaaaaaagtaactaaaaagttacttttaacagtaacgcattactttttggtgtaagtaatcaataAAGTAAtcgagttactttttgaatgaagtaactgtaactagttactattttttagtaactagcacaacactgatgATGATCGTGGTGTCTGGCTGATTTCAAGGAAGAAACATTTATTGTGGCACACATACATTCTTTGGTTAGGACAAGTACAACCCCAATTACAAATAAGGTGGGGcgatgtgcaaaatgtaaataaaaacagaatgcaatgatttacaaatctcataaatccgtattctatttacaataaaaaaatctaatgtttaaaCATCAAACTGAGGTCTAGACTGGAGGCACACCAGTGTAGCATCCAGATTCTTCTACTACACAGTCATGCTACTGAAATAGATGCAGTAAAATCTGTATATGCCATTCATATCCCATACCACCATAGATGTGGCTTTTTGAACTAAGGGCTAATAACAAgtcagatggtccctctcctctttagtccagaggacatGATTTCCAAGATTTTCAAATATAACTACAAATTTATATTCGCCTGACTACAGATTTCctctttgcctcagtacattttaaatgaggttTGGTTCCGGAAAGCATGGTGGCGTGTCTGTATCATGTTAATGCATGGCTTCTTCTTAGCATGATAGagcctgcatttgtggatgacttggcaaactgtgttcacaaacaatgatttttggaggtgttaatgagcctaCGAGCCTTGTTCTTGTCACTTGTGCAcagatattatgtactgtaaattatgAGATATACAAtagttttgcaattttatgttgaggaacattattctaaaattgttcTACAGTTTGTAGACAAAATATTTCACAGATTAGTGAAGCTCTGCATCTTTACTTttaagagactctgcctctctatgatattatttattatatttgattactatttatacccaataatgaaaaaatttaAGGATCTCCCAGGTACACTGTGTGCACTTCCGGTTTCGTGGCGCGTACTTCCGGTTCCGTGATGCACATTTCCGgttcggcggccatcttgccgtttttcccgTGGCTCCCAGTATTTAAGGACAACCAAGACTTTCGATCGGGCCAGATTACTTTACCGGGCTACCTAGCCCCTGAGATtactcttgccaccctgcctgctctggtttctgattctgttctgttcctgttcctgttctgcCTCCCTAGTTACCTGGTTTggactctggactgtttttggttaATGTTTTGCTCTGCCCTGTATTGATCTGTTTGCTGTTTTACGGATTTTTGGACTTTTTGGATTTTGCTTTTGTCTTTTCCTGCAtcgccctgtttgcctgtgtttttgaCTCTGGACTGTTAATTGGACTTTGCTTTTGCCTGTGCCCTTTCATTAAAGCCTTTTTTCTCCATACCTCTCCATACctcatcctgcatttgggttctTACTCACCTAGCCCTGCACCCGTGCAtccctgacagaataatctggccaaagATGAACCCAGCAGATGTTTGAAAGCGTTGGGCTTGCTCCACCGCAGACCAGCAATTCCGGGACCAAACCGAGACGGTGGACTTTCCGAGGCTCATCCCCCAATAGAGAGATGAGTATTTCCGGGTGCGTCAAGAACAATCTATGGCAAACCAGCTGTTTTTAAATAACCTCCTTGAAACAGCTGTCTCTCCAGCCCCTGAGCACTGCTGGGAGGGCTGCCCAACCTCAGTCTTTCTGCCTGAATGGGGACGTCACCCAGCTCTTCTGCTTTGCCGAGCATGCTTCCAAGCCTGTCTGCCCTGCCGAGCATGACACCAACCCACCTCAGAGTCCCGCTGAGGGCACCGCTCCACTCCAGAGTCCTGCCAAAGGGCGCCGCTCCGCAACAGGGGATCTCGAGGCTCCTACACTCTCAGAccttctgctcttcatcacacaggagtttatgtgtgtagagaagagagaggagaaccagctaattacacactgtacagcaaTCCACAGCCTCTATGTATCTCTGGTGAGGAAAATTAACTGTTGGATTTGTTTAACTAATATctgagaaataaatacatatattgtttaaaaataagaGGAGATTTGTGTTTCGTATCTTAAAACACACTTAAACCCTTCAGGATTAGTGCTCTTTATTTCCCCTTTTGTAAAAATGATGAGAAATGTCGTGGTTTTAAGCTGATGTGATCCCTGATCATGTGCACCTAGTCCCATTTCCACCATAAGACTTATTTGTCTTGATATCTCCTGTTTTGCCTTGTGTTCCTGTTAGGGTTTTCTGGGCTCGTGGAACTCTCTTCCGGTTTCGCGGGACACACTTTCGGTTTTGCGGTGCTCACTTTCGGTTTCACAGCTcgcacttccgggtcggcggccatctttcCATTTTTCCCGCGCCACCCGTTATTTAAACTCACAAAGGACGTATACTCTGGGCCAAATTATCTTACCGTTTTTTATGTCCATGGGATTCTTCTTGCACCCTGCCTGCTCTAGTTCCTGTttctgaccctgaccctgatccttgtttctgtcctgtttttgGTTTGAACTTCAGACTTGTTTTGTGCTTCTGATcttattgttctgtttgctgcTATTTGGATTTTGGACAGTTTTTGTATTCTAGTTTTGTTTCTGCCCTTTGTTGCTCTGTTTGCCATGCCTGACATTTTTTTGGATTAAAGACTGTTATTTTTAACTCTTCATTTGCGTCCTGCATTGGGGTCCTTTCAGTCACACCCTCCTGACAGTTTCTGCTAATTTTTATGCCTTTTAATGTTGTCTCCCAGTTTTATTATGTACATAGGTTTTAAACTTTGCAATTTTGCAGCTTTTATGTTGAATTATTCTGTTATACCATCTTTGGTTTTTGATGCATGTTTTGGATTGTGGCTCTAATTACCAAATTAATTACCATCTGAAGACACACAACATGTAGCCACATTGCATtacatattgcacatatttatacatttttttttgtgtgtttaaggtgaatctcctccagtgtctctgatcatcagtcccagcagaactcaacactttactcgtgactctctctcactgagctgtgaggaccagagtaactctactggatggacagtgagacgaTACACAGGCAGAAAGAGAGTGTTAGATTGTTCACAGTGGGGATCAGTTACAAGATCTACATGTAAATTCAGCTTCCTCAACCAATCTTACACTGGAGTTTATTGGTGtgagtctgaatctggagaaaacagtaatactgtcaacatcacagttcaTGGTGAGTCTTCATGTAGTGTGTTTACTGTTAAAGAGAAAGGGAGATCTGTAATAACAGAAAATTGAGAACAACAAAATTTACAAATCAGCAAACTGttaaaactttttctttctcagtaTAATACTTGTAAATATTATTGTGTAATTCTGAGTATAGATGTGTCAGGGTGTGAGTGAAacaggaggcggaagccggagtacagttcgctcgggttttaatgatgcaagtgagggagagagatacacacaagcacacgcacacacacgcacacacacacacacacacacacacacacacacacacacacacgcacacggcagtccttaggttaagagagtccgaggtgcgcttggGGAGAAGCGTGGCTGATCCGAGATGCACGGGGAGGAGAAGGCGCAGCCGGTACAGGATAGTGGAGTCCGAACGGAACGGAAAGCAGAGAATCCTGCAAGTGGAGTCCGAACGGAACAAAAGGCATAGAGTCCTGCATGAAACAACGAACCCATACATTCAATAACGAACaagggagtgagtgagagtgaggagcTTATGTAGGAGCAGGGcggagtgatgatgagccccaggtgtgcgtggATAAGCCTGGAGTTTCAGGGAGGGCGGAGGCATGAGAGCCAcaaaagggggtgtggcaggtgaATCCCTGACATTCCAGAGGGGGCGGCACCTGACGTCCCAAACCCACAAATGCCCGGAGGGccagggcactcggaggaggaACCCGGTGTCCGTCCAGGGTCGAAAAGGACTCGGTCAGAACCGCCGTGGAACCAGGGAAGGCCGGGAAAGACTCGAGGCGGAGCGACAACCCTGGCAGAGAGCCAGAACCAGACAATGCCCATGCCGAAGACACGGGATGCAACCACGCCCTCAGCGGAGGTCCAAAACGGTGCGCAGCTCACCGCGGAGGCCAGCAATGGAGTGAAACCACCAGCGAAGACCGGCGGCAGGGCCAAGACCGGAGGCAGGGTGAAGGCCAGAGCTGGAGAGGTGCCTCCAGTGGCGACCGGGGACAGAGAGCCGCCCATAGCGGAGACCGGTATGGAGAAACGCCTGCAGCAGAGACTGGAGATGGAGAGACATCTTCAGCGGAGGCCGGAGGCAAAGAGACGTCTCCGGCGTAGGACAGGGACCAAGCTGCGCCTGCAGCAGAGCCTAGAGGATGAGCGACCTCCACGGCAGAGACCAGAGACCGTGTGACACCCACCGCGGCGATCGGGGCGGATTGACGCCTACTGGGGGGGTCTGGAGCGGAGTGATGTCCAGCACGGAGAAATGGAGCGGAGCGATGTCCACCCCAGGGACCCGGAACGGAGCGACGCCTTCAGCGGATACCTAGACCGAAGGGGTGCCCACCACGGAGGTCAGGAGTGGAGCTATGTCCGCAGCGGAGTGATGCACCTGGTGGGAGCAGAAAAACGTCCTCAGTGGTGtccagaggccgagcgacgcccaCCGCAGAATCCAGAGGCCACGCGCCGCCCATGGCGGAGTTCAAAGCCTGTGCGATGCCCACGGCGAAGTTCAGAGGCCGGGCACTGCCCACGGCGGAGATGAGGAACGCAGTGACACCTTCGCCGGGGCTGTGAAAAGTGACGACGCCTTCAGAGGAACTCAGGAGTGCTTTGTCATCCTCCGAGGGACCTGGCAGAGAGACATCGCCCAGAGAGAGGCTCGGAGGCGCTATGTCACCCGGAGAGAAACCCAGAGGTGAGACAACGCCTGGAGAGGAACGCTAAGGCATGACTTCGCCTTCAAATGGTCTAGGAGGTGTGGCTTTGCCTTCAGATGGGTTTGGAGACAAGCCATCGCCTTGTGGGAGACTTGGGGCTGAGATGTCTTTGTCGGAGGAGCTCGGGGACGAGACGTCACCGACAAAGGAGCTCGGGGACGAGACGTCGCCGacggaggagctcagaggcaagacgtccccatcggaggagctcggggGTGTGACGTTGCCATCAGgagagctcgggagcgagacgtggTGAGGGAACTAGGTGGTGACATTTTGTCCGAGTCACGGCCCGGGGGCGGTATGACCTCCTTCTTGCGGCCAGGTGGCGGTGTAACATCTTCTACGTGCTCATGGAAACTCTAAAATGGAGCGGCACGCCCACGGGAACCCCGGAACAGGGCGGCATGCTCATGGAAACTCTGGAGCAGAGCGGAACGCTTGTCGTAACTCTGGAACGGAGCGGAGCGCTTGTGGAAACCCTGGGGCGGGGCAGAGCGCTCGTGGAAACCCTGGGGCGGAGCGAAGCGCTCGTGGAGACCTTGGGGCAGAGCAGAGCATTCGTAAAAGCCCCGGAGCAGAGTGGATTCCGGAAACCCTGGAGTGGAaaggagctctcctggaaacTCTGGAACTGAATGAAGCTCTCGTGGACATTTTGGAGTGGAGAGGAGTGCTCGGGGTCACACTGGAGTGGAGCCCTCCCAGGGGGCTGTAAGGCAGATCCACTGGAGTGATCCCGATCATCCCCGTGAGAAGCCCAACGAAGTGGGTGCACGAGCGGAAAACGCCTCTGAATGCGCTCCACAGCTTgctagcgagagagagagaaagagtccCCAGACATCAGAGAGATGTGGAGCGCGATCTTAGCCATTTTGGTGGTGTAACAGGAGGGATAGAAATCCATGTATTCACCAACGCTCCGTATAAATCCGTTCCACTCAGCCTTATCGCGGAAAAATCGAGCCGGGAATCCTATCATACTCTCCAGGGGGCGGGGCGCGTGCTTCTGGGTGTTTTCAGAGGCGGAGCTTGGCTGTCGCACCATCGCGGCAGAGCGAATCGTCCCTCCGAGGCTCGAATCACGCCGGGACCACGGCGGTAACCAAATCATGTCTCtgtcttctctccttctcctttttaaatgtattttattttttattccttttcagGAGGTTCCTTattctgtcagggtgcgagTGAAACAGGAGgcagaagccggagtacagctcgctcgggttttaatgATGGGAGAGAGatgcacacacgcgcacacacacacacacacacacacacacacacacacacacacacacacacacacacacgcaaacggCAGTCCTTAGGTTGAGAAAGTCCGAGGTGAGCTTGGGGAGAAGCGTGGCTGATCCAAGATGCGCGCTGAGGAGAAGCACAGCCGGTACAGGATTGTGGAGTCCGAACGGAACGAAAAGCATAGAATCCTGCAAGTGGAGTCCGAACGGAATGGGAGGCATAGAGTCCTGTGTGAAACAACGAACCCATACATTCAATAACAAACaagggagtgagtgagagtaAGGAGCTTATGTAGGAGTGGGGCGGAGTGataatgagccccaggtgtgcgtagttaagcctggagctccagagagagagGAGGCATAAGTGACAacgagccccaggtgtgcgtggttaagcctggagctccagggagagtggaggcatgagagccacaaaagggggcgtggcaCGTGGATCCCTGACCGTATGTGTGTAAAACATGTTTTCCTAACTGACTACAAGTTCACTTACATACTCACACtgataatgacaataaaattaataatgtaCTGCATATTAATCAGTCAGTCATATTAATCTCGGTTTATGGGTTTATGGTGTTTTTGagcaggaaataaaaaagtgcaCATGGCTTAGTGGTCTCCCATGTGACTGTATTTCTGATGATCCTCTTCGTTGCTACACAATCACAAAACAATTTCTGCACAGTTAATGGCATTAgagatttatattaaacattataaagaataatgtgttttataaatTCACTCCTATTGTAGGAAGATGCAGAAaggtatataaacattttcaccCAAAGCCCAGATTACAATCTGTTTTACTTTTGTCTTTTAATCAGAAGTATCTCCAGatcacattcatttttttcatctgtTCACTAGTATGTCAGCATCCACTAGTCTTAAGTTGCACATCAGATGTAACTACAAGGACTTTTTTCTAGTTAAGTAAGATTGAGCATGATGGCAGTTCCTTGGGGTCAATAAATCAGACTCGGCGACTCCACATTTCTTACTGATTAATttcagataaaagaaaaaatatttattctcagtgtgtttttctgtgttctaGATGGAGATGTGATCCTGGAGAGTCCTGTCCATCCTGTGACTGAGGGAGATCCTCTGACTCTACACTGTTTATATCGTAACACAAATCCCTCAAACCTCCGAGCTGATTTCTATAAAGATGGATCAGTTGTCCAGAACCAGactacaggagagatgatcatccataaagtctcaaagtcggatgaaggtttctaccactgtaaacatccagagagaggagagtcaccgagaagctggatctcagtcagacgtgagaaatttattttatatttcttttcctttttttttgtagattcaAAATTTAAAATTTTCCCCTTATTTCTTTCTTCAATTTAAGGCTCTAGATCGAGTGGTAAAACAGTACAAGTGTCTGTGGTACTGAGTTTGGTGTGTTTCTTCATTGTAATACTGATCTTAATGCTCCTGCTGTGGTACAACACAATAAAGAAAGGTCTGACAATCATTTTAGCCAGTTTATGATCAGATGTcgatataaaaaaagttttaaatagtttaaactTTTTTAGTCTTTCTTAACTTTAATAAGCTGTAAATGAATTTGTCTCCCTCTATAGACAAACAGAAAACCAAGCAGAGGCGCTCAGGAGCTGAAGACTCTCTATCAGGACAAACATCACTTCAGCCTGGTCagactctgtctcactgtctcgtatttattcaaaaataccacatatttatatttgaaagaCATATTCCATTTCAATATCTTTATTAGAAAAATTCATTACATTAATTCTTttgggttttattattatttttaaatatttatctcATTGGGGAAGTgtgagctcagtggttagggctcttgtttactgattggaaggttgggggttcaagccccgtaTCCCGAACTGCccctcagcaaggcccttaaacctctgtgctccaggggtgcagTTTCATGGCTGACCCTATTCTCTGACCCCAGGTTCTGAACAAGACAATAATCtcactgaaataaacaaaaacaaataaaggctCTATTATTCATTTACAACACGTCCTCATATCAAattgagatcttttttttttctttaggaaaTGAACATATTTATGCCACTGTGGATCAGGCAGGTATCAGTGGACCAGGTAGctttatttcacacattttctaCTGCATTTGGAGACTAAATTATAGATTTTCTCTATACAACAAAGTGCAGAagtgttttgtagtgattaacACACTGCACTTTGTTCAGGTGAAACTGCATCTGAGAGCGGAGAAGCCACTTACGCACAAGTCACGAAGAAAAAGACGACAAACAGGAACAATggtagtgtttttttctttaaactgtaattaattgatttttttttaaaagccaaaTAATACTAGTCTTCTGCATATTCCATTATTTTCTCATGTGTTACACTGACGATGAAGATCATTGGGATGGTTTTGTTCTGTGTTACTGCAGGCGCTAATGCTGAACTCTGCCTTAATGATGTGACTTACGCTGAGATTCAACTATATCCAataagaaaagtgaagaaagcACAAGGTAGAGCTTGAATAAGAACATTTATTCTTCATCATGGGTCACCTGCACCCTGTTATTGTTTAATGAAATGATGCAATAAATACAACACTTAATTAATTACAgaacatttttcttcatttatagttacattccATGGCGCACAAATCCATAAAACCTTTCACTTACATTATAATGACTACAACAGTCGTTCCCTTACCAacttttctatctctctttaaCATAATACAGaaaatgcaacttttttttattaaaaagttaaaagcaATTGGCtaaaatttgtaatattttccataaatgttaaataacagATAGaagtcatttatatatttttcttcctttatcTGTTTATTATGAGCCTGGAATTGTGAATAAGCATAAAACATAGAACCAATActctattaaacacttcctaAGGAAACAGACTGTGGAATTTCAGGAAATTATTCATGGATTTGTTTCTTGTTCCCAACTAGAAAAGAGCAGTGTGGCTGAAGATACTGTTTACTCAGAGCTGCATCAGAACATGAAGGTAAATctcattacatttataaagtttAGAAGACCATTCACACAACATGAagtaaaaaacatgtttaaaagaCACATTGTAGAATTTGGCCACAGCAGAAACGAAGACAATTAAAAAGACATGAAAATGATCATATTTACTGATCTAAATACACAAAACCTGCCTCTCAAAATCTGTGATGGTCTGAAGTCTTCATACATGTTACATTGGTATCTGCCTTCACGACTTCTATCATCTCATTCTACTTGGTCAATTATGTGATATATGAATATACAAAATACTAGTTTGTTCCATTATTGATGAGAATATCAggagaaatgtattttcttacTATATATATGCAACCATGTGTTTCTTCTCTTTCTGCAGTAAACTGCAACTGAAGAATCTCCAGAGAGCTGAACAACTTTTGAAGGAATTGAAAgaaatgtttgtctttttttttttttaatgcttagcTGCTACACTATTAAATGGCTAATTTAAGATTGTATTATGCTCAAAACTTTTAGTTGTTGTTAGAACTTTCATACATTGACCATTCACTGATGAACCTTCAGAAATACAAAAGCAGGTCTCCCTGAAGAGGTGTGTAAATCACAGAAGTTTAGGACATGTCATATCAAGATCAAGTCATTCTTTGGCATTCAAGGCCTTTTCAGAATGGCTTAACTCAATGTTTGGACCTGCTTAAGAATCTTGTGATATGATTTTGTCAGTGTCAACCTTTTTTTGCCCACCAGATGTCACTGTTTCCTCATTTGTACCTTCTTTCgaatgcttatttttttaatattctgtcCTCTCCTGTCTCATATCTCTGTTGGGTCTTTGATTTTGTCTTGTCAAACTCTCATTTATGTTTTCTTATGACtccaaccatttttttttctctgtctatatacatttttgctttttatccTGACACTCTAGTTTATACTTATAGTAAACTAGTACTATAGTTTGTGATGATTTTCTAatttctaatttaaatatttctaatataatatattttttctttttatgccaagtttttaaatatatggGTGCATATACAACATACAGTCAAGAAAATATTTTGTCAACTGTTCAATAGAGCAACAAATAAAAAGCCATGTTTAGCTGGAATGAATTTCAGAGCTATAAAAAggttaaattaaatttatttgcaCCTTCTCTTGCATTACTAACTTCACCTTGTGGAATGAAGACTCTAGTAAATGCCTTGAGAACTTCTCACTTCTTAAAAGTCttatattttggaataaagttTAAGAAAACAATATGAATGCAAATTTGATTAATTCCTGAGTATTTTTGTATGAAGGGACATGTATAATACTTTTTGAATGTCAAAATGTATCCTTTAGCCGTACTTTATAATACATGTATGTAGTACCTGGTAGATGTTAAGTACAAACTGAATTCAGTTCCTGTAATATAGAGAAAAGTCATTCCTCTTTATTTCTTACATCACAACATGAAggacaaattacatttacttattcaCTCAATCTACAGCAGAATATTGTATAGCACTATTATTAGTGGTATATATACCACTAGAGGGCGAAAAAGATGTGGTGTTTACTATTCAACTGCTGGATTTCCTTCTTCACcctcaaaaacacaaaatgtgtatttccatctggggagatgtttacttttcattcactatttattttattttgaagtaaAATATCCTATGTTTTGctgaaatacattttgtgaaatcagtcgttcctttttatctATGAGTGTATAAAAACATATCTGGTCAAACAAGCAACAAACCACAAATCGGGGTAGAGCATGTGctgtttttaacttgttttgatttAGCTGCCCGGGGTGGGATCTTGCTGGGGGGCAGCACAAAGTGtccattcaaaagaaaaaaaatcgagAGTTTTTGCATGACATGTCtattttcagggaaggccttgcatatttgaaaAAGACAATAGTAATTTTATACTGCATCCATTACAATAGCATGAACTggtctgcctgcagtctagactgTAATGTTTATTGATCCAACaaagaaacatttttgtaacaaacatatttttattctaCTTTTTCGACCGGGACAGGATCCAACAAaacacaccagcttcacttctTCATAATCTACACAGTCTTTTGGGAAGCATAACACTACTGACACCTAGTGTTTAGTTTTAGTACTggcaaatacaaatacaatgtcACTACATAGACTTTtcaacatttgaaaacatttggcacatcataaaataaaaaaatactacaaaggacacccagaattgttgagcagctagaatcctgcaTCAAatacatatgggacaacattcctctccaaAACTTCAGTAACTAGTCTCCTTAGTTACCAGATGTTTACAGACaaaagacgtgatgctacactgTGGAAAACATGGCAGTGTACCATGACatgagacctgttgcagccatcaaattcataaTGTCCTTATTTTTACTTTGCAATAGTATATATCCTCAgttgaaacatttaaaatgattaaatattgatTGATGAGATTTGCATTcgggttttatttacatttcagacAGTGTCATTAATTCtgtggaattggggttgtatattATTAATGCAGGTAAAATTGAACAACAATTGAAGCATCTGTAACAACTTTATATCGTATCATACTTTAATTTAAAACGTATAATtttctagggttagggttagaaattcaACATTcctaaaaaaatcatattaaaaacaattataaaagtGCTTTATTACTCAAGTgaatttgggtgatatcaattCTACTTTTCCtatgttgaaaatgttttaactcATTATGTGAAACGTTGAAAAATACTGTAAGAGTTCTTACCTCGAGCTCGGTAACATTTGACCAGCAGAATGATGGTGACCAGCAGATATGGAGATGCCGTCACTACACTACTGACTAGCATCAGTACTGAGTACTGAGTACTTCTACATGTGATGGACCTGATGCAGAATTAATttctaataattaaaatgacacTTCATCTTCTTCATACTGAATAAACATGTACATGTTTACATTATGCAGGGATAATGAGTTCACCTCGTTAAGATAGaactgtatttaaatgaatatttgaatGATTTCTCACGTCTGACTGAGATCCAGCTTCTCAgtgactctcctctctctgggtgtttacagtggtagaaaccttcatctgactttAAGACTTTATGgatgatcatctctcctgtagtCTGGTTCTGGACAACTGATccatttttatagaaatcagTCTGGAGGTTTGTGGAATTTGTATTGCGATATACACAGTGTAG
Protein-coding sequences here:
- the LOC124387369 gene encoding low affinity immunoglobulin gamma Fc region receptor II-like; the encoded protein is MTGWNISWYRHSQLVNTAATNTLSVSVNDAGETVYQCHASKTIYNNYNSYDYYYTRLSDSVTITAKGESPPVSLIISPSRTQHFTRDSLSLSCEDQSNSTGWTVRRYTGRKRVLDCSQWGSVTRSTCKFSFLNQSYTGVYWCESESGENSNTVNITVHDGDVILESPVHPVTEGDPLTLHCLYRNTNPSNLRADFYKDGSVVQNQTTGEMIIHKVSKSDEGFYHCKHPERGESPRSWISVRRSRSSGKTVQVSVVLSLVCFFIVILILMLLLWYNTIKKDKQKTKQRRSGAEDSLSGQTSLQPGNEHIYATVDQAGISGPGETASESGEATYAQVTKKKTTNRNNGANAELCLNDVTYAEIQLYPIRKVKKAQEKSSVAEDTVYSELHQNMK